The following proteins come from a genomic window of Streptomyces sp. ALI-76-A:
- a CDS encoding peptidase inhibitor family I36 protein, with protein sequence MPKPIGRALSTTVAAVAAVTALGTAVASPAMADSRDCPANAFCAWDNSSYNGRLIHSNAGQSVSNVGFYFNDKLTSYWNRTNHWVSLYAHAGYGDCLVSIRPVQGSPPSAYTIDGRPHDTHPAHYAGPARTAPQQPSDGR encoded by the coding sequence ATGCCCAAGCCCATAGGGAGAGCCCTGTCCACCACGGTGGCCGCTGTGGCGGCCGTCACCGCCCTGGGAACAGCCGTCGCTTCGCCGGCCATGGCGGACTCCCGGGACTGCCCGGCCAACGCGTTCTGCGCGTGGGACAACTCCAGTTACAACGGCAGGCTGATCCACTCGAATGCCGGACAGTCGGTCTCCAACGTCGGCTTCTACTTCAACGACAAGCTGACGTCCTATTGGAACCGCACCAACCACTGGGTCTCGCTGTACGCCCACGCGGGGTACGGGGACTGCCTGGTCAGCATCCGGCCGGTCCAAGGGAGCCCGCCCTCGGCATACACCATCGATGGCCGCCCGCACGACACTCACCCCGCGCACTACGCGGGCCCCGCGAGGACGGCACCGCAACAGCCGTCGGATGGGCGGTAG
- a CDS encoding RNA polymerase sigma factor has translation MKRSREKAASELFAALYPRLAGWCRRLVDDDETAHEIASEAFTRLWARWTSVTEPRGFLYVTAANLVRDHWRKLERERRAIHRATNEAAVRPQTEQADPSVRLLVQSLPERLRVPILLHYYADMPIREVSVLTGRKEGTTKADLHAARELLRAHLRRSLDHTL, from the coding sequence TTGAAACGGTCACGCGAGAAGGCAGCGTCCGAGTTGTTCGCCGCCCTCTACCCGCGCCTCGCCGGCTGGTGCCGCCGTCTGGTCGACGACGACGAGACGGCCCACGAGATCGCCTCGGAGGCGTTCACCCGTCTCTGGGCCCGCTGGACATCCGTGACGGAGCCCCGGGGCTTCCTCTACGTCACCGCGGCCAACCTCGTCCGGGACCATTGGCGCAAGCTCGAGCGAGAACGCAGAGCCATACACCGTGCCACCAACGAAGCGGCCGTCCGCCCGCAGACCGAACAGGCCGACCCGTCGGTGCGCCTGCTCGTGCAGTCGCTGCCGGAACGGCTGCGCGTCCCGATCCTGCTGCACTACTACGCTGACATGCCGATCCGGGAGGTGTCCGTGCTGACCGGGCGCAAGGAAGGAACCACCAAGGCCGACCTCCACGCGGCCCGAGAACTGCTCCGCGCCCACCTGAGGAGAAGCCTTGATCACACACTCTGA
- a CDS encoding SDR family oxidoreductase: protein MDLSTSTALVTGANRGLGRALAAELLSRGATVYAGARDPDQVDLPGAKPIALDITDPASIAAAAEATGDVTILINNAGSSTGADLLAADLDDIRLEMDTHYYGTLSVVRGFAPQITANGGGAILNILSVLSWFSFPQSGAYSAAKAAEWSLTNALRVQLAEQGIRVAGLHVGYMDTDMTRAVDAAKSDPADIARTAVDGIAAGAYEILADDTSRQAQAALAGGVSVLYPQLP, encoded by the coding sequence ATGGACCTCTCCACCAGCACCGCCCTTGTCACCGGAGCCAACCGGGGCCTCGGCCGCGCACTCGCCGCCGAACTGCTCAGCCGCGGTGCCACCGTCTACGCCGGCGCCCGCGACCCCGACCAGGTCGACCTGCCCGGCGCCAAGCCGATCGCGCTCGACATCACCGACCCCGCATCCATAGCGGCCGCCGCCGAGGCCACCGGGGACGTGACCATCCTGATCAACAACGCGGGGTCCTCCACCGGCGCCGACCTGCTGGCCGCCGACCTGGACGACATCCGCCTGGAGATGGACACCCACTACTACGGCACCCTGTCGGTGGTCCGCGGCTTCGCACCGCAGATCACGGCCAACGGCGGCGGCGCGATCCTGAACATCCTGTCCGTCCTGTCCTGGTTCAGCTTCCCGCAGTCCGGTGCCTACAGCGCCGCCAAGGCCGCGGAGTGGTCGCTGACCAACGCCCTGCGCGTGCAACTCGCCGAGCAGGGCATCCGCGTGGCCGGCCTGCACGTCGGCTACATGGACACCGACATGACCCGGGCAGTCGACGCAGCCAAGTCGGACCCGGCCGACATCGCCCGGACGGCCGTCGACGGCATCGCCGCCGGCGCCTACGAGATCCTCGCGGACGACACCTCCCGCCAGGCGCAGGCCGCACTGGCCGGAGGCGTCTCCGTGCTCTACCCGCAGCTCCCCTGA
- a CDS encoding class F sortase, producing MTLPSRRAFATAAMASLLVGCGGGSQAGRATAARSRSTPPSPRRSAEGAHALGRSVPVRLKIPGIEVDTPLMRLGLAPDGTVEVPPITADDQAGWYRHSPTPGQTGPSVILGHATVGAYGDGVFRHLARVRRGDRIVARLENGTAAAFTVQTVRTVAQADFPTDAVYGDVGRPELRLITCGGPRLGDGYRDSVIVFAALSSTSP from the coding sequence ATGACCTTGCCCTCCAGGCGCGCCTTCGCCACCGCGGCGATGGCCTCGCTGCTCGTGGGCTGCGGTGGTGGCAGCCAGGCCGGCCGGGCCACGGCCGCACGCTCCCGGAGCACCCCACCGTCGCCGCGGCGCTCCGCGGAGGGGGCGCATGCCCTCGGGCGTTCGGTCCCGGTCAGGCTGAAGATCCCGGGCATCGAGGTCGACACCCCGCTCATGCGGCTGGGGCTGGCCCCGGACGGCACCGTGGAGGTGCCCCCGATCACGGCGGACGACCAGGCGGGGTGGTACCGGCACTCGCCGACGCCCGGTCAGACCGGCCCGTCGGTGATCCTCGGCCATGCCACGGTCGGCGCCTACGGGGATGGGGTGTTCCGTCACCTCGCGCGAGTGCGGCGGGGCGACCGGATCGTGGCGCGCCTGGAGAACGGCACGGCGGCCGCTTTCACCGTCCAAACCGTACGGACCGTCGCCCAGGCGGACTTTCCGACGGACGCGGTCTACGGGGACGTGGGCCGCCCGGAGTTGCGGCTCATCACGTGCGGCGGTCCCCGCCTTGGCGACGGCTATCGCGACAGCGTGATCGTCTTCGCCGCGCTGAGCTCCACGAGCCCCTGA
- a CDS encoding sortase-dependent protein yields the protein MRRTVFSAMALACAAVLAGTVPAFADGGSTTPAPAAPTLAASPVPSATDAPTPAPSTEPTRAPAPGEVSVVPSGAPDTGQAPTSTQSGSESGLIAGGAAAVLVGGGAAVFLVRRQRATGA from the coding sequence ATGCGACGAACGGTCTTCAGCGCTATGGCACTCGCGTGCGCCGCCGTGCTGGCGGGCACGGTGCCCGCGTTCGCCGACGGGGGGAGTACGACTCCTGCCCCCGCCGCACCGACCCTGGCCGCTTCACCGGTCCCGAGTGCCACCGACGCCCCGACGCCGGCGCCGAGCACCGAACCGACCCGGGCGCCGGCCCCCGGGGAGGTCTCCGTCGTACCGAGTGGAGCACCCGACACCGGTCAGGCGCCGACGTCGACGCAGTCCGGTTCCGAGAGCGGGCTGATCGCCGGGGGTGCTGCCGCGGTACTCGTCGGTGGTGGCGCGGCGGTCTTCCTCGTACGTCGTCAGCGGGCGACCGGGGCATGA
- a CDS encoding S8 family serine peptidase: protein MANAPLDRHAFGDQPPRANGAPSGGGAEYTGRYVVLLDPANQESGLNALRSAADIAPVEQVSGAEATNVAELLENPDVSVHFEELAAAVVEVRADQRHALVTTAEADPSIIAAEPERMVYASVITAPQQAPTEFFPAYRSDEETVERHTKAEMAVAQGPALDEQKWTWGLQAIRANLSSLTGRGVKIAVLDTGVDTAHPDLVGRIEDTASFVPGETVEDSHGHGTHCIGTAAGPASPQQGPRYGVATEARILAGKVLSNAGSGTDGQILAGMAWAVARGARVISMSLGAPVRRGELFPQTYEQLAQRALQRGTLIVAAAGNESRRPQVIRPVGRPANCPSILAVASLDQSLTTSFFSCGAINGAGGEINIAAPGRDVHSASPGGGYTSMSGTSMATPHVAGVVALLAEANPNASADGLKTSLLSAAFPLTQPAEDVGSGLLQAP, encoded by the coding sequence ATGGCGAACGCACCCTTGGACAGGCACGCCTTCGGCGACCAGCCGCCCCGAGCCAATGGGGCACCGTCGGGTGGGGGCGCGGAGTACACCGGTCGGTACGTGGTCCTGCTGGACCCGGCCAACCAGGAAAGCGGGCTGAACGCACTGCGTTCCGCCGCCGACATCGCGCCCGTGGAGCAGGTGAGTGGAGCCGAGGCCACCAACGTCGCCGAACTCCTCGAGAACCCCGACGTCTCGGTGCACTTCGAAGAACTCGCCGCCGCCGTCGTCGAAGTGCGGGCCGACCAGCGCCACGCGCTGGTGACCACGGCCGAAGCCGATCCGTCGATCATCGCTGCCGAACCGGAACGCATGGTCTACGCCTCGGTGATCACCGCCCCGCAGCAGGCACCGACCGAGTTCTTCCCGGCCTACCGCAGCGACGAGGAAACGGTCGAACGCCACACCAAGGCCGAGATGGCCGTTGCCCAGGGCCCGGCCCTTGACGAGCAGAAGTGGACCTGGGGCCTCCAGGCGATCCGGGCCAACCTGTCCAGCCTGACCGGACGCGGCGTGAAGATCGCCGTCCTCGACACCGGTGTGGACACCGCCCATCCGGACCTGGTCGGCCGGATCGAGGACACGGCCTCCTTCGTGCCCGGTGAGACCGTCGAGGACAGCCACGGCCACGGCACGCACTGCATCGGCACCGCGGCCGGCCCGGCCAGCCCCCAACAGGGGCCCCGCTACGGTGTGGCGACCGAGGCCCGGATACTCGCCGGGAAGGTGCTCAGCAACGCGGGCAGTGGCACCGACGGCCAGATCCTGGCGGGCATGGCCTGGGCCGTCGCCCGCGGCGCACGGGTGATCTCCATGTCGCTCGGTGCTCCCGTCCGGCGCGGTGAACTCTTCCCCCAGACGTATGAGCAGCTCGCCCAGCGAGCGCTCCAGCGGGGGACCCTGATCGTCGCCGCTGCGGGCAACGAGAGCCGACGCCCTCAGGTCATCCGGCCCGTCGGCCGGCCGGCCAACTGCCCCTCCATCCTCGCGGTGGCGTCGCTGGACCAGTCGCTCACCACATCGTTCTTCTCCTGCGGCGCCATCAACGGCGCCGGCGGCGAAATCAACATCGCCGCACCCGGCAGGGACGTGCACTCGGCCTCACCCGGCGGCGGGTACACCTCGATGTCGGGTACCAGCATGGCCACGCCGCACGTCGCGGGCGTCGTGGCACTGCTTGCCGAGGCCAACCCCAACGCCAGTGCGGACGGCCTCAAGACCAGCCTGCTGTCCGCTGCGTTCCCGCTGACGCAACCCGCCGAGGACGTCGGCTCCGGTCTGCTCCAGGCCCCGTGA
- a CDS encoding TetR/AcrR family transcriptional regulator yields MVRYGKEHKSETRRRIIEAAGRRFKQDGIDGSGVSTLMKDAGLTNGAFYAHFASKDDLVTTAIADQLKTQAENVVARAAPGRAGLEQIVRGYLSPWHRDSLGDGCPNAALLDEIGRCADPTRQAYTDGVLALVDGIAARMAPEAPSSAHVKALSLLGLMAGTLQLARALTDDQLANALLDQGIDNALALLDAGQGV; encoded by the coding sequence GTGGTGCGGTACGGAAAAGAGCACAAGTCGGAGACGAGGCGACGGATCATCGAGGCGGCGGGCCGCCGGTTCAAGCAAGACGGCATCGACGGCTCCGGGGTCTCGACGCTCATGAAGGACGCGGGGCTGACCAACGGGGCCTTCTACGCTCACTTCGCATCCAAAGACGACCTCGTCACCACCGCGATCGCCGACCAGTTGAAGACACAGGCCGAGAACGTCGTCGCGCGAGCTGCGCCTGGCCGTGCCGGACTCGAGCAGATCGTGCGGGGGTACCTGTCGCCCTGGCACCGGGACAGCCTTGGCGACGGCTGCCCCAACGCCGCTCTGCTGGACGAGATCGGGCGCTGCGCCGACCCGACCAGGCAGGCGTACACCGACGGCGTGCTGGCCCTCGTCGACGGCATCGCCGCCCGCATGGCGCCCGAGGCCCCGTCCTCCGCGCATGTGAAGGCGCTCAGCCTCCTCGGCCTGATGGCCGGGACGCTGCAACTGGCCCGCGCCTTGACCGACGATCAGCTCGCCAATGCGCTCCTCGATCAGGGGATCGACAACGCCCTCGCCCTGTTGGACGCCGGGCAAGGCGTCTGA
- a CDS encoding DUF952 domain-containing protein, which produces MPERTHILHLTERSLRDAAGEHGARRMSTRGRTLEQGAFIRCPARAQLPSMAAFPYGSYEGPDELVLLVVNPVRLDVPVKYGAPGHGAEESPHVYGQMPLGAVVEVEPWR; this is translated from the coding sequence ATGCCCGAACGCACGCACATACTCCACCTCACCGAGCGCTCCCTGCGGGACGCAGCTGGCGAGCATGGCGCGAGGCGGATGTCGACGCGCGGCCGCACACTTGAGCAGGGGGCTTTCATCCGCTGCCCGGCGCGTGCCCAACTCCCTTCCATGGCGGCCTTCCCGTACGGCTCCTACGAGGGCCCCGACGAGCTGGTGCTGCTCGTCGTGAACCCTGTGCGGTTGGATGTGCCGGTGAAGTACGGGGCGCCGGGGCATGGGGCTGAGGAGTCCCCGCATGTGTACGGCCAGATGCCGCTGGGCGCGGTGGTTGAGGTGGAGCCGTGGCGGTGA